One window of Microtus pennsylvanicus isolate mMicPen1 chromosome X, mMicPen1.hap1, whole genome shotgun sequence genomic DNA carries:
- the LOC142841294 gene encoding triosephosphate isomerase-like produces MAPSRKFFVGGNWKMNGRKKCLGELICTLNAAKVLADTEVVCAHPTAYIDFARQKLDPKIAVAAQNCYKVTNGAFTGEISPGMIKDLGAAWVVLGHLERRHVFGESDELIGQKVAHALSEGLGVIACIGEKLAEREAGITEKVVFEQTKVIADNVKDWSKVVLAYEPVWVISTGKTATPQQAQEVHEKLRGWLKCNVSDAVAQSTRIIYGGSVTGAMCKELASQPDVDSFLVGGASLKPEFVDIINAKQ; encoded by the coding sequence ATGGCGCCTTCCAGGAAGTTCTTCGTTGGGGGCAACTGGAAGATGAATGGAAGGAAGAAGTGCCTGGGAGAACTCATTTGCACCCTAAATGCGGCTAAGGTGCTGGCAGACACCGAGGTGGTTTGTGCACACCCCACCGCCTACATCGACTTCGCCAGGCAGAAGCTAGATCCCAAGATTGCTGTAGCTGCGCAGAACTGCTACAAAGTGACCAATGGGGCCTTCACTGGGGAGATCAGCCCTGGCATGATCAAAGACTTAGGAGCCGCATGGGTAGTGCTGGGGCACTTGGAGAGAAGGCACGTCTTCGGGGAGTCCGATGAGCTGATTGGGCAGAAAGTAGCCCATGCCCTGTCCGAGGGGCTCGGAGTGATCGCCTGCATTGGGGAGAAGTTGGCTGAAAGGGAAGCCGGCATCACCGAGAAGGTTGTTTTCGAGCAAACCAAGGTCATCGCAGATAATGTGAAGGACTGGAGCAAAGTGGTCCTGGCCTATGAACCTGTATGGGTCATTAGTACTGGCAAGACTGCAACACCTCAACAGGCCCAGGAAGTGCATGAGAAGCTTCGGGGTTGGCTGAAATGCAATGTCTCTGATGCGGTGGCTCAGAGCACCCGAATCATTTATGGAGGTTCAGTGACTGGAGCAATGTGCAAAGAACTGGCAAGCCAGCCTGATGTGGACAGCTTCCTCGTGGGCGGGGCTTCCCTCAAGCCTGAATTTGTGGACATCATCAATGCCAAACAATAA